GCGATAAAATACCAAACCAAGGATCCCATACGGCAATACGTTCACCAAACTCCATATTTTTCACAATTAGCCATTTTGTCCATTGATCAAGAATAATGACAAAAACGGCCAATCCATAATATTTATACACAGCTATTCCTCCGTTCACTCAACATCCTACCTATTCTACCATAAGAGCTTATATAGCAATAACTAATATAACATGAAAATATGACAGAAACACATGCTGTTGCCCAAAAGTAAAAATCGTAGCTTTCCGCTATCCTACTAAAGCCGTTTCCTAATAAACAACGAGTTGTCCCTCTATTCGAGAAAGCTTTCCATGCAAAAATAGAAAACCGTTGATTTCCGTTCCAGGTGCTCCCTTTCCGCAGGCACGGCTTCAACTAATTTTTGCGGCTGTCGCCGCAAAAATGGATTTTCAGCTCGTGCTGTTCCTACTGGAGTGTCGCGCCTTCCACTCCAATCAACTAGTATCGACTGCTAATATGATGTTTTGGTTTTAAAAAATACATCAAGATGATTAACGCTTTTCAATAGCAGTCTCACTGTTTAGTCTAGCCGTCTTAATATAGTAAGCTTGGACGTTTTTCATACAATTTTTATAGAAGTAAAAAAACGATAGGAGGCTGGGACATAACTAGAAAAATTTAAGGAACAGAGGAAAGGTGTTCATAAATTTTTGCTATATGGAGAACTTGGCTAACTTAGCTATTCTTACTTTTGCAATAAATAAAAAATTAGAAGGGTTACTAGTTGTTGGTAACGGAGGTGGTGACTCCGGCAGGAACAGCACATAATGTTAGACGCGGGCAACAACGGCGCAGCAAAAAAGTGTTAGATTGATGGCAGTCAATCTAACACTTTTTCTCTTTTGTCCCAGCCTCCTACCGTCTATGCTATCTTCACTAAAAGAAAAAACGTGCAATGTTAATCATCTATGCAGTTTCCGATTCCTTCGAGTGCACTCGCTTCATGAAATCGTTTACATCAGCAGGTACTTTACGATCTAATAATGACACGACAATAACGGATAGGAAACCGACTGGTACTGTTACGATGCCAGGGATTTTGAATTGTAGGAAACTTGGAAGTGTCCCTGGTAAGAAAATCATCCACATCGACACGAGGAGACCAATCACTAACCCTGCAATTGCTCCTTTTTCGGTCATCCCTCTCCACCAAATACCTAAAATAAAGATTGGTGTAAATGTACTTGCGGCAACCGTAAATGCTAAAGCAACTAAATGACCGATGGAAGCATCCTTTACGAGTAACCCAAGTCCGCCATATAGAATACCTAAAATAACAATCGCCACTTTTCCAGCAACTACACGCTGTTTTTGTGTAATATCTTTTTTCATAAAGCTAGCATATAAATCATGCGCTAATGCACCAGAGCTAGTAATAAATAATCCTGATAAGTTAGAGAAAATAGCAGCAAATGCCCCTGCAATCACAAGACCGAGCAGCCAATCGCCCCCTAATGCAAGCGCCGTTGTTGGAATAACCATGTTATTGCCACCAAGCACTAGATCTCTCATTACTTCCTCACTCGCAGTACCTGAAATGAAAATAGCACGACCAACAACCCCTAAAAATACGGCTAACAAGAAGAATGCACTCGCAATACCAATCGCCATTAAAGCAGATTTACGTGCAGCCTTAGCACTCGGATTTGTATAAAAACGCAATAAAATATGCGGTAACCCTATCGTACCTAATGCTAAACCAATGGTCATACTAATCGTTTGCCAAAACGTCGGGAAATAGAAGCCTGTCCCCGTCCACGCGGCACCATCAAAATTTATATCACTTCCATCCAAGGCATACGGTGATGTCCCAGTAATAGGTCCATTAAAGGAATTGATAGCTGCTAAAATTTTATCGTAATGCAAGCCACCATACATCGCTGCAATAAGCATCACAATGAATGCACCTAGACGAATCCACAGCTCTAATGCTTGGTTGATCGTCGTGCCCTTCATACCACCGATTCCTACATAGAAAATCATCACGACACATGTAAAAATAATGCCAAATTCATAAGAAGTCCCAAAGAACATACTTAATATTTGTGCTGCGCCTAGTAGCTGTGGCGCCGCATAGAAACCTGAAATGGCTAAAACTACAATGACTGCGGCTAAACGAGCTCGTCTACTATGAAAGCGATAGGCTAAAAAGTCTGCTACGGTAAATGCACCAAATCTTCTTAATGGCCCAGCAACAAAAATGGCTAATAGCGTCAAACCAATCGAGAAGCAAAATGCATAATAGGCTCCATCATAGCCTAATTGAAAGGTTAAACCAGCAATCCCTAAAAATGTAGCTGCACTTAAATAGTCTCCCCCGATAGCTGAACCGTTCGTAAACCATCCAAAGCTCCGTCCCCCAACGAAGAAATCAGATGCTGTTGTATTTTTTTTCGTTAAATACGTAATGTATACAATCGTTGCCATTAGGGCAATTGTTAATAACATTTTTGGTTCTAAAATTGTCTCTAACATTCAACCTACCCCCTTAAGTTGCACTACTTCGTTGACATCTCATATTTTTTCAAGCGCTTTTCATACAATGTCGTATGCACAAAGGCAATCACAAAAGCCATCAACATCATGACGATTGTCGTGACAAACCAAGTAACGGTCATACCGCCCCACAATTTCTTAAACGCAAATTCAGGAGCAAACCAATTCATTACTGGAATAGTAAAAATTAAAATAAAATAAAATACCGTTAAGCTAAATCCTGTAGTAAACTCATCCTTCATAATTTTATGTGTTGTCGGATCTAACGGTGGCAAATCTTTCACATCTACAGTTCCAGCTTCTACATACTCGTAATCATGACTTCCTGCCATATTACTAACCCCCTTTTGTATAGACGAATAATTATCTGAAATTTCAAATTATTATTCACTACAACTATTCTATTCTATTTTTCCAATAATATAGGTACAATATTTTGCTGTATTAGTACAAAATATTGCTATTTTAAGTTAAAATATTTCTAGTAACCTTCATTATATTTTTTGACTTTAGAAAGGGGCTGTTTAGTATTTTAGGCGTCGTATGGTACGTTGAGAATTCAATTGAAAAACAGCAAATGCTAGGGTGGTTAGAAGAATTCCTCCCTAACACATTTACTGAATGTACACAACCACGTGCACACGAGGTAGTTATATTCGTCTATGAAATTAGGGGATTATTTGATTGGATTAAGGTCAATCGGTTAAAGAAACATTATCCTAACAGTATTATTGTCCCAATTGTTGCAGTACACCTAGCGTACTCGGCAGGTATTGCCATTGAATTAAATTTACAAGCACTTCTTATAAAACCGTTGCACAAACAAAAGTTTTTACGAATTGTAAAAAAGCTTTATACTTCCCATAAAGAACAGCAAGCAAGTACAGTCACGATGCTTGAACTTTCGCAACAATTCCCTCAAGATCATACATCGCCGTTTCGCGAAGCGTTTTTAAGACGCTTAATACGGGGAGAAATCAACAATGAACAGGAAATTGTACAAGCCTCTTCCTTTTTATCAACTGACTGTATTCCCAATATCGTTTTCTTAATTCAAGGCTACGTAGATATTCAGCAAAACCGACCAATTCCTTACGATGCTAGTAGTGTAATTACAAATGTTTTTCGTCAACATTTTGCCGATAAAGCACCGTTGTCCTTTTTAAATTTCGAGCGTTACTTATTACTGCTAATGCGGATTCCTATAACGCATACATCTTTTAAACATTGGACAGAAGGCGTCACTACTTTACTGACGGTAATCGAGCAATTGAAAAACGATTATAGTATCCATCTTTTTATGGGCATTGGTGGTGTTTTTTTGCAATCTATGCAAGTCAAAGAATCCTATAGTCAAGCTAGAAAAGCACGTAGAAAGCCACCCGTCGATAATATTCATATACGATTTTATGAGGATTTAACGAAGCATGAACAGCTACAAAAGGCTATTCACTACATTGAAGAGCATTACGATGAACAGCTAGTTATTAGCGATGTAGCGAAATCTATTAATTTTAGTCCTACTCACTTTAGCCGATTATTTAAAAAAGAAACGGGTCGTAATTTTGTCGATTATGTAGCGTATACACGCATTATCAAAACACTCCCCTACTTGCGGAAATTTGACTACACCATTGAAAAAATCGCAGCAAGCTCGGGCTTTAATACACCCAATTATTACAGCCTTACATTTAAAAAATATGTAGGAATATCTCCAACGGATTACCGAAACACAATTGAAATATTGTTTAAATAAAGGTTACTTTTGCATGTTTGTATCCTAAAAGCTATTCATCTAGATATCCTCGCTTATCTCCCATTTATGGTCTACTTTCCACTATGTTCTTAATTTGGATCGGTATGTTCAACATGTTCCACGCATTTAAAAAAAATGAGCAGCCGATCTAAAATCATCGAGCTGCTCATTGTTCATTAATTTTTATACATAATATTTTTCAACAACTTCGGCACAACGAGCACACACTGTTGGATGTGCTTCATTTGTTCCAACTGTTGCAGAAATTGACCAGCAACGCTCACACTTTTCGCCTGTTGCTTTTTCAACAACAATGGAAACATGTTCTAACGCTAACGCTTCAGCAGGAGCTGATTCAATTGCTGCTACCTCAAAAGCAGAAACGATAGAAAGTTGGGCAAAATCAATGTTGGCATCATGCAATAATGTTAACACTTCTTGGTTAGCATAAACTGTTATTTTCGCTTCAAGAGACTTACCGATTGTTTTAGCATTACGCGCTTCTTCTAATGCTTTTAGAATATCATCACGTACTCCGATAATCGCTGCCCATTTGCCACGAAGCTCATCAAAGTTTGCTTGCTCATCTACTGATGGGAAATCAGTTAATTGCACTGACATCTCTTCTACAACACCTTGTGCATGTAAGTAAGACCACACCTCATCCGTTGTATGTGGAATAATTGGTGTCATGACTTTTACTAATGTCATTAATGTATCATACATGACTGTTTGCATTGCACGACGGTCTTTATTGTCATGCCCTTCAATATAAACAACATCTTTTGCGATGTCTAAGTAGAAAGAAGATAATTCTACAGCAACAAAGTTATTCACTGCATGGTAGACAGCCGCAAAATCATAGCGGTCGTAAGCACCACGCACCGTTTTTAAGACATCTTGTAAACGCATATAAATGTATTGATCCATTTCGCGTAAATCTGCATAGGCTACACGATCTTTTTGTGGATTGAAATCAGCTACATTACCATGTAAGAAACGGAATGTATTACGGATTTTACGGTACACTTCAGACACTTGTTTTAACATATCCATAGAAATACGCACATCAGCCGTATAATCTACAGATGCTACCCATAGACGTAAAATATCAGCACCATATTGGTCCATTACCTTTTGAGGGATAATAACGTTTCCTAGTGACTTACTCATTTTGCGACCATCGCCATCAAGAACGAAACCGTGCGTTAATAAGCCTTTATAAGGCGCATAGCCATTAATCGCCACAGATGTAATTAACGAAGAGTTAAACCATCCACGGTGTTGGTCAGAACCTTCTAAGTAAAGATCCGCTGGATATTTCAGTCCACGTTCAACTAGCACACCTTGGTGAGATGAACCTGAGTCAAACCAAACGTCCATAATATCATTTTCTTTCGTAAACTCACCATTCGGGCTACCTGGATGTGTAAAGCCTTCTGGCAATAATTCTTTCGCAGTCATTTGGAACCAAATATTTGAACCATGCTCACGGAATAATGCAGAAATATGCGCAATTGTTTCTGGTGTAATGATTGGTTCACCATTTTCAGCATAGAAAATTGGAATTGGTACACCCCATGCACGTTGACGAGAAATAACCCAATCGCCACGATCACGAATCATATTATAAAGACGTGTTTCACCCCAAGCAGGTGTGAATGTCGTCGATTTAACCGCTGCTAATAATTCATCACGGAAGGCATCGATAGACGCAAACCATTGTGGTGTAGCACGATAAATAACTGGTTTTTTCGTACGCCAGTCATGTGGATACGAGTGCGTAAAGAAGCTTAATTTTTCTAATGCGCCAACTTCTTCTAATTTGGCAGTAACCATTTTATTTGCATCATTGTAGAAGACACCTTCAAAACCTGGTGCTTCGTCTGTATAACAACCGCTGTTATCCACTGGACTAAGAATAGGTAAACCATAAGCTTTCCCAATTTGATAGTCATCTTCACCATGTCCTGGAGCTGTATGAACACAACCTGTACCTGCTTCCGCAGAAACATGTTCTCCGACCATCACAAGCGATTCACGGTCGTAGAATGGATGTTGGGCTACAAGACGATCTAATGCTTCCCCTTTTACTTCTTGCACAACTTCATACGTTTCCCATTCAAGCTCTTTTGCAACTGTTTCTAACAATTCTTTCGCGATAATGAATTTTTTATCTGCTACTGCCACAACCACATAGATAAACTCTGGATTTAACGAAATCCCTAAGTTTGCAGGTAGTGTCCAAGGTGTAGTCGTCCAAATAATAAATTTCGCATCGGCTGGCACAACACCTTTTGCATCTTTAAGGGCAAAGCTGACATAAATAGAAGCTGATTTAACATCTTTATATTCAATTTCTGCTTCCGCTAATGCAGACTCAGATGAAGGCGACCAGTATACTGGTTTTAGGCCTTTATAAATATAGCCTTTTTCCGCCATTTTACCGAATACTTCAATTTGACGCGCTTCAAATTCTGGTTTTAACGTAATATATGGATTTTCCCAATCGCCACGAATGCCTAGACGGCGGAATTGTGCACGCTGATTGTCAATTTGCTCATAAGCATATTTTTCACAAAGCTCACGGAAATCTGCAATGGACATTTCTTTACGTTTAACACCTTTGTTTGTTAAAGCTTGTTCAATTGGTAAACCATGTGTATCCCAACCTGGAATATAGTTGACATGATAGCCAGTCATGGAGCGATGGCGTGTAATCATATCTTTTATCACTTTATTTAACGCATGGCCAATATGAATATCACCATTTGCATATGGAGGGCCATCATGTAACACATACTCTGGGCGACCAGCTGTACGCTCCATTTGTAATTTATTGATGTCCATCTCATTCCATTTTTCTTGCATTTTTGGTTCATTTGCTGGTAAGTTCCCACGCATAGGAAAATCCGTTTTCGGCATTAATAAGGTTTCTTTATATTCAACCATTTGTAATTCCTCCTTTATTTTTTGCAAACAGAGAACAACTGCTTAGCATCCATGGCATACAGCTTCTTAAAAGCCTCAGCAAAGTGAATGCAACACGACTTGCGCTTAATATTTAAACAATGCTATTTCGAATGTCCTGCGAATGATGCCCCAAAGTCAAAACAGTAACAACAAAAAAGCCTCTCAATCCCTGTAAGGGACGAGAAGCTTGAACTCGCGGTACCACCCTAGTTGTAGTACATAATATACTACCGCTTGAAAGCACGTTAACGTTGTGCGCTCCGAAATAACTTACTAGCCGTTCAGTTATTTAGCTCAGAAGTGATTTTCTTTGTTATTTGCTTGTATGGGCTCCCACTATCCCCAAATCGCTTGTCAACGCCTAACAAATACTGTCTTCGTCTCTGCCTCTATGCATATAAGTGCTTATTTTATCTACTATTACAATAGTATATGGAAATCCACGAATTGCGTCAAGTCATATTCATCACATGATACCTTCACTTTTTTAAGTAAAAGCCTTATTTACATTTCTTCTGACTCTTGTGCTTCCTCAACAGAAGACTGAATTTCGGTTAAATCAATATCATACTGCAATAAATGATCCCAATCATCTGCATTCAGTAAATCTAACTGTGCTTCTACAAGCATTTTAAAACGATTGCGGAAAACCTTTGATTGTTTTTTCAGTTCATCTATCTCGATTGTTACTTTACGTGCTTTCGTTAATGCCTCATTGACGATGCGATCAGCATTTTTTTCTGCTTCCTTCACAATAAGCTTTGCTTCTTTTTGCGAATTTCTGCGTACTTCATCAGCCGCCTCTTGGGCAACAACTATAGATTTTTGTAATGTTTCCTCTAAAGAATTAAAATGTCTCGCTTGCTCTAAAGCCATTTCTAATTGCTTATCGACTTCTTTTTTCTCACGCAGTAGTTTTTCATAATCTTTAATGATTTGATCTAAAAATTCATTTACTTCATCTTCAGCATAACCTCTGAAAGATTTTGTAAACTCCTTATTATGTATATCAATAGGTGATAATGGCATACGATCCTTCTCTCCTTTACATGTACATTCGTAATTCTTATTATACAATTGTTCTAACAACTTAGCAGTAAAAATAAATGGAAATTACATGTTTTTTAGCCTTTTTGGGTCAATCGACCGATTTGTAAACGGATTTTATCTTTCTTTGTTCGGCCTTCAGTCATTATTATTTTCACTCGACCACTTCCACGTACTGACAAAATATCACCTTCTTGACATTCAAAAGCAACTGCATCTCGTTCAGTCCAGTTTACTCGCACTTTCTTTCCCGTAATAAGTGCTTGGGCTTTTTGACGAGAAATCTTTAATACGGTTGCGATAATGACATCTAAACGCATTGAAGAAACCGTATGTGACTCCTCCTGCCAGTCCTCTTCATTTTCGATTAGCACTTGAAACTCTTTCATCGATTCGACATGTACTTTTACTTTCCCAATCCCCGTTAAATGAAGGCGTACATAATCTGCCACCTCTTTTGCCACCACAAACTGTACTTGTTGTTCATTGACACGAATATCCCCGAATTTGGCACGATCAAGCCCTAAAGATAAAAGGGCACCGAGTACATCTGGATGACGCAATTGCACAAACCTTGCAGGATAGTGAATAGTAAAGACTTTCAGCTGGTAATCTTCCTTCTGGGGTTCAAAATACGTTGGGAAAATAAGCATACGCTGACGTTCTGCCTCATGAAATAGACCATCACTTGTTGTATGGAGCACATTATTTTGCCCAATAACAGATGCTACAATAAAACGCTGCCTTGGGTCTAAAAAGTCAGTAAGTTTAGGGGCATAACGATCTTCTACCTCGCGCTGCCAGCTTACTACCTGCTCAATAAAGGGTTGCTCATCCTTCCTAAAATGTTGTATTAAATGCTCCATCTATCGTTCACCTCATCTACCTCATCCATTTGTTCATTCATTTGAAACTACTACTTTTTTAAGCCTAGTATTTCCCCTTTACACAAAAAATCCCCACCAACTGTGAGGATTTTGACTAAAACATAAAGAATATTTTTTGAATTACAATAAAAAGCCCGTTTTTAATAAAATTCAACATAAATATTGCTACAATCGGAGAAATATCAATCATACCAATAGTTGGAATAAATTTTCTAAAAATCCCTAAATACGGCTCACATACTTTTTCTAAAAAACGGCCAATTGCTGAACTTTGAGCAGCTGGTACCCAAGACATTAAAACATATGCAACTAGCATAAATGAATACACAGTAAATGCTAAATCCACATAATGCAAAATGATATATAAAGTCATATAAACTACAATCCTCGCTATTAATTATCGTCTAAAATAAAATTTGAAATTTCGCCAGACACTTCAACATTATCTGGTGTGCATAAGAAAATATCTTTGCCTATACGTTGAATATCTCCTCCAAGTGCATAGACTGTACCACTTAAAAAGTCAATGATTCTTATACCTTGTTCTCGATCGATACGTTGTAGATTCACAATCGTTGCACGTTTGTTCTTTAAGTTTTCTGCGATATCTTGTGCCTCTGCATAAACTCTCGGTTCTACTAATACAACTTTCGCACCCTTTGTATTCATTGCTGCTTGTAAACTGACAATATTATTATTGGCAGCTGTACTTTGCGGTACAATTTCATGAATCTGTGCTTTACGTTCCTTAATGACCTTTTTAGGTTTAGCTGCATGAATCGGTTGTTGCTGCACGGGTTGTTGCTGTTGAATAGGAGCTTGCGTGATTTCTTCTTCTAATTCTTCTTCAAGATAAAAGAAGTTTTTAATTTTATTTTTCATGCTCATCCTGTTCCCCTCTTTCATTTCCAACAAGAGCCGTTCCGACTCGAACGAATGTAGCTCCTTCCTCTACCGCTATTTCAAAGTCATTAGACATGCCCATTGATAACTCGGTACAAGGCGCGTGTGCGAATCCTCGTTCGGCTATTTGCTGTTGACATTGTTTTAATTGCTTAAAAACAGAGCGAATGATTGTTTCGTCCTCTGTATTTGGTGCCATTGTCATTAGACCTACAACTTGAATTTTCGTAAAGTTTTGTAAAGATTCAATAAATGTAACTGCGTCATCAATCGTTAAACCATGCTTCGATTGTTCACCTGACACATTAACTTGTACAAAACATTTTACAGGTTTTGTTGCTCTTTTTTCAATCTCTTCAGCTAAACTTAAACGATCTAATGAATGTAAGTAATCAATTTCATTAATAACTTGTTTTACTTTTCGAGTTTGTAATGATCCAATATAATGCCAGTGTACATTTGCTTGAATGGCTTCAATTTTTTGCTTTAAGCCCTCAGGACGATTTTCACCTAAATGTATA
This genomic interval from Lysinibacillus sphaericus contains the following:
- a CDS encoding YggT family protein, translating into MTLYIILHYVDLAFTVYSFMLVAYVLMSWVPAAQSSAIGRFLEKVCEPYLGIFRKFIPTIGMIDISPIVAIFMLNFIKNGLFIVIQKIFFMF
- a CDS encoding cell division protein SepF translates to MSMKNKIKNFFYLEEELEEEITQAPIQQQQPVQQQPIHAAKPKKVIKERKAQIHEIVPQSTAANNNIVSLQAAMNTKGAKVVLVEPRVYAEAQDIAENLKNKRATIVNLQRIDREQGIRIIDFLSGTVYALGGDIQRIGKDIFLCTPDNVEVSGEISNFILDDN
- a CDS encoding YggS family pyridoxal phosphate-dependent enzyme produces the protein MTKILTNLDKINSQIQTAQQRSNREATNVQIIAVTKEVSVERTQEAIDAGLIHLGENRPEGLKQKIEAIQANVHWHYIGSLQTRKVKQVINEIDYLHSLDRLSLAEEIEKRATKPVKCFVQVNVSGEQSKHGLTIDDAVTFIESLQNFTKIQVVGLMTMAPNTEDETIIRSVFKQLKQCQQQIAERGFAHAPCTELSMGMSNDFEIAVEEGATFVRVGTALVGNERGEQDEHEK
- the ileS gene encoding isoleucine--tRNA ligase, whose amino-acid sequence is MVEYKETLLMPKTDFPMRGNLPANEPKMQEKWNEMDINKLQMERTAGRPEYVLHDGPPYANGDIHIGHALNKVIKDMITRHRSMTGYHVNYIPGWDTHGLPIEQALTNKGVKRKEMSIADFRELCEKYAYEQIDNQRAQFRRLGIRGDWENPYITLKPEFEARQIEVFGKMAEKGYIYKGLKPVYWSPSSESALAEAEIEYKDVKSASIYVSFALKDAKGVVPADAKFIIWTTTPWTLPANLGISLNPEFIYVVVAVADKKFIIAKELLETVAKELEWETYEVVQEVKGEALDRLVAQHPFYDRESLVMVGEHVSAEAGTGCVHTAPGHGEDDYQIGKAYGLPILSPVDNSGCYTDEAPGFEGVFYNDANKMVTAKLEEVGALEKLSFFTHSYPHDWRTKKPVIYRATPQWFASIDAFRDELLAAVKSTTFTPAWGETRLYNMIRDRGDWVISRQRAWGVPIPIFYAENGEPIITPETIAHISALFREHGSNIWFQMTAKELLPEGFTHPGSPNGEFTKENDIMDVWFDSGSSHQGVLVERGLKYPADLYLEGSDQHRGWFNSSLITSVAINGYAPYKGLLTHGFVLDGDGRKMSKSLGNVIIPQKVMDQYGADILRLWVASVDYTADVRISMDMLKQVSEVYRKIRNTFRFLHGNVADFNPQKDRVAYADLREMDQYIYMRLQDVLKTVRGAYDRYDFAAVYHAVNNFVAVELSSFYLDIAKDVVYIEGHDNKDRRAMQTVMYDTLMTLVKVMTPIIPHTTDEVWSYLHAQGVVEEMSVQLTDFPSVDEQANFDELRGKWAAIIGVRDDILKALEEARNAKTIGKSLEAKITVYANQEVLTLLHDANIDFAQLSIVSAFEVAAIESAPAEALALEHVSIVVEKATGEKCERCWSISATVGTNEAHPTVCARCAEVVEKYYV
- a CDS encoding sodium/solute symporter; this translates as MLETILEPKMLLTIALMATIVYITYLTKKNTTASDFFVGGRSFGWFTNGSAIGGDYLSAATFLGIAGLTFQLGYDGAYYAFCFSIGLTLLAIFVAGPLRRFGAFTVADFLAYRFHSRRARLAAVIVVLAISGFYAAPQLLGAAQILSMFFGTSYEFGIIFTCVVMIFYVGIGGMKGTTINQALELWIRLGAFIVMLIAAMYGGLHYDKILAAINSFNGPITGTSPYALDGSDINFDGAAWTGTGFYFPTFWQTISMTIGLALGTIGLPHILLRFYTNPSAKAARKSALMAIGIASAFFLLAVFLGVVGRAIFISGTASEEVMRDLVLGGNNMVIPTTALALGGDWLLGLVIAGAFAAIFSNLSGLFITSSGALAHDLYASFMKKDITQKQRVVAGKVAIVILGILYGGLGLLVKDASIGHLVALAFTVAASTFTPIFILGIWWRGMTEKGAIAGLVIGLLVSMWMIFLPGTLPSFLQFKIPGIVTVPVGFLSVIVVSLLDRKVPADVNDFMKRVHSKESETA
- a CDS encoding YlmH family RNA-binding protein; the encoded protein is MEHLIQHFRKDEQPFIEQVVSWQREVEDRYAPKLTDFLDPRQRFIVASVIGQNNVLHTTSDGLFHEAERQRMLIFPTYFEPQKEDYQLKVFTIHYPARFVQLRHPDVLGALLSLGLDRAKFGDIRVNEQQVQFVVAKEVADYVRLHLTGIGKVKVHVESMKEFQVLIENEEDWQEESHTVSSMRLDVIIATVLKISRQKAQALITGKKVRVNWTERDAVAFECQEGDILSVRGSGRVKIIMTEGRTKKDKIRLQIGRLTQKG
- a CDS encoding AraC family transcriptional regulator, which translates into the protein MLGWLEEFLPNTFTECTQPRAHEVVIFVYEIRGLFDWIKVNRLKKHYPNSIIVPIVAVHLAYSAGIAIELNLQALLIKPLHKQKFLRIVKKLYTSHKEQQASTVTMLELSQQFPQDHTSPFREAFLRRLIRGEINNEQEIVQASSFLSTDCIPNIVFLIQGYVDIQQNRPIPYDASSVITNVFRQHFADKAPLSFLNFERYLLLLMRIPITHTSFKHWTEGVTTLLTVIEQLKNDYSIHLFMGIGGVFLQSMQVKESYSQARKARRKPPVDNIHIRFYEDLTKHEQLQKAIHYIEEHYDEQLVISDVAKSINFSPTHFSRLFKKETGRNFVDYVAYTRIIKTLPYLRKFDYTIEKIAASSGFNTPNYYSLTFKKYVGISPTDYRNTIEILFK
- a CDS encoding DivIVA domain-containing protein: MPLSPIDIHNKEFTKSFRGYAEDEVNEFLDQIIKDYEKLLREKKEVDKQLEMALEQARHFNSLEETLQKSIVVAQEAADEVRRNSQKEAKLIVKEAEKNADRIVNEALTKARKVTIEIDELKKQSKVFRNRFKMLVEAQLDLLNADDWDHLLQYDIDLTEIQSSVEEAQESEEM